The DNA region GGCTGAGCTTCTGGTCAATATTAAGGAGCATGTGCTTGTCCCAGAGCATCAGGTGCTCACAACtgaggagaagaagactctGCTGGAAAGGTACACGGTGAAAGAGACTCAGGTCAGTATCATTTTGCCCCTTATGTGGAAGGCAGTAACTTTTGTTCATCTCTATAGCTGCTGAATGATAGCCATGAGGACCTTAGGGGCCTCGAAAACTCTCCTCTAAATGATCATCTATGTTGTCAGTTTTAGTTATATTTCttaggatttttcttttttctagaTCTGTCTTAGGTTTTAGATCTGTTTGATGgcaaaaaaagtttaaaaggTACAAATGAGGAGGCTTTACTGCATGAAAATGCAGTCTGATTTCTTCTATTCCGAAATTGTGAGTCCATTCCGACTGACCTTATTGCTCAATTTCCAGCTCCCACGTATCCAAGTGACAGATCCAATTGCAAGATACTACGGGCTGAAGCGCGGACAGGTCGTGAAGATCATCAGATCAAGTGAAACAGCCGGAAGATACGTTACTTATCGATATGTTGTCTAGGAGAGGAGAGAGCTTATCGGAATGAAGGGTTCAAATGCTACCGATGAGTTTGAATTGTAGAACTTTGTCACTGTAAATTGCTGCCTCTAGGTGAAATGGACCCACCGTGTTATGGAAATTTTGTCTACCTTAGTTGCCATATGTGAGACTCACTCTGTTTTATCGGAGCAATTTTGATGGTGCCGTATCTGTTATCAGTTCCGATGTGTACATCTGCAAAGAGAGTAATGGTAACCTGGGAACTGTATATAAACACCAATGCCCTCTCTATATTATTACAAAACGACCCATCACTAAACGGGCTGGATATGACGCTGAGTGTCTGATATGTTGAACGTTGTGAAAGTTTTGCAACACAATGTGGATGAGTGCGGGAAATAAGGGTCCATTCAGGGTTTTCATAACATGACATCGGCTAATGAGCGTCATTGCCGCATCGATAACTGGCATCATGTGTTATAGCTGGCCTAGAACATTCATCAACTTCAGCAATTCCACACAATTATTTTCATCTATAATCAATTTAGAAAGAGTTGGCCGAATTAAAAAGATCCCGTGAATTCTTAATTCCTATTATTGAACAGTTTCTCAAATTTCAGTCTATCCTCTCCAATTTGGGTTAAAGTTGGAATACGAatggttgtgtttggttttagagttaagtagagttgagttttgattttaatttaattgtaatgatggtgttattgaattacgagaaaaagtataaaaaagtaattaatagttaagaaaaagtaataattatattattgaattgtggaaaaagtaataggTAGTTGAgggaatttaattttaagaattgaattgaatagttaaaaaattaaagaaaaaggaaaatgtaataattgtgCAGTTGATTATTATTGGATTGTGAGCAGCGTTAAAGTCACACGCGATTGTAAACCCTTTAATTAGGGTTTTAATTAAAGGGGGACAAGAAAAGCTTCGGAATCCTTGGCTTCTCCTCCTTCGTCTCCTCCGTCGCCTTCGGCTTCTTCAGTCTCACTCGTCTTTCATTTCTGACTAAGAAGATGAAGCTGAAGCAATTGGAAGGCCTCTTGGGCGATCTCCAGCAGTTCTCCAATCCAAAGGTCTCTTCCTGTCTGTTATCATCGCACATGTACTTATTCATGTCCGCCTTCTTCCCAGCTGCTTATCAGGAAAAGGTGAAATTTTTGAGCTTGTTCCTTCCATGGGTTTTGCAGATTGAGCTTGAACAGTACCCAACTGGGCCCCACATCGCTTCTCGCATGCTGTACACTGTACTCTCACTCTCCCGTCCTGCTTTCTTCTTGAAATGAGTTTTGGTCGTGCTCTGCAATTTTATGTTCCATCCGTTGGTTCTTGCCGGGTAGTCTTTAGCATTGGGTTACAAATTAAGGTTGTTTGGTGATTTGCTTATCCGTGAAACTGGCCAGGAAAATCGGGAGCATGTCATGACCTTGCTTAGAATGTTAGTTTATTGCGTCCATTGCAGAACAGAGATAGGGTCGTTTATTCCCATTTATCTGAATggttatgataattttttgtaTCAGAGAAGGGCCTTCTTGGTCTTTGCTTGGCTTTTCTTGTTTAGTTATCGATTCATATACTGTATGTATTATGTTTGGAAGCAAATTATTCTCAGAAGATAGCTTTATCCAGGAATGGATGGAATACCATTGGTTGGCCATAAATGTCACCTTCAGAAAGCATGTGCCATGTGCACCTATTGCAATAAAGTGATGTTTGGATGACATTTGAGAAAAATACTGTATGTGAATTCTCATGTAATGAACAATGGTGTACATTATTGTGTGGATAAGGCAGAGAACTCATTTGGCGATGTGAGCGACAAGGTAGTGGCTGATTTCGGGTGTGGGTGCGGCACTTTAGGCATCGCAGCCACCCTTTTAGGTGCAGAGTAAGTTTAGTTTACCCATTTCTGTTTTATTCCTCTTCTTTGTTCTGCTCGGCATTCATAACCCTCTGAGAGTTAACCCTTTAATATCATGTTCTTATTAAATGCTTAAAACCGTTTTCTATGATCTTTAAAGTTCTCTCTTTATAAGCAGACATGTTGTAGGGATTGACGTTGATGCTCAGTCTCTGGAAGTTGCATCTTTGAACGCAGAGGAGCTCGAGGTATTGGTCCATCTTCGTTTAATAGCAAAGAGTCAAGTCAAAACCCTGGTGATTCTTTACCTTAATTAATATCAAGTGTCTCAAGCAAAGTGCTTGATTCTTTTTGCTGACGATCTGTTTCGATCCTTCTCTCCTGAAAATGAACGTTTAAATTGATGTTATTACTATCAGCATCTGAAGTTCCAATATCTAAAAGTTGATGCATAATCTATTTTCTGTAtcgtttattattattattattattattattattattattattttccgtTGGATGCTTCTGCAGGTGCAAATGAACTTTGTTCAGTGTGACATaaaaaatttgcaatttaGGGGTAAAGGTCTTCTCCTTCATTAGTATGTTTTGTTACATAGTGCCTGGTTCTCGCTCTTATGGACAGTGGTCCTTGCTTTAGTTCCTTCTTTCATCAAGGGCTTTCGGTTTAATCTATGCATGCTCGGAATCTATATGATCCTGTCATGTAATGACTGTTTCTCTGTTGTATAGGCCTTACTATAGATACAGTTGTGATGAATCCCCCTTTTGGAACACGGAAAAAGGGTGCAGATATGGTTTTCCTTTCCTCAGCACTTAAGGCAGGTTTTTTCTGTTCATAAAGCTCAGGGACTATAATCATTGTACAAACAAGTGTGCCAATCACTATGACGATTAATGTTTTTGTAATATCAGGTGGCTTCTCAAGCAGTGTACTCCTTGCATAAGACCTCAACAAGAGACGTAAGTCTATTGCGTTACCTACTAAAAGGTCGAGAAAGACTGCAGCATATATAGTTTAGACTGATGTAATTTGTGGAGACTTCTCCAAGTTCTCAGCcaaatctttttatttatttatttttgttttctataAACTGAAAACCTAATTATAAAAGTATAAGTTGAGGGTTTACTTCGTCTGCGTTATAAAAGCAGAAGGATATGTGGCCTCTTAGTATGATCAAGCTTAGAGTAAGCACATTAGAGTGATCCTTGACGGAATCAAATGGCAGTGAGTGGGTGTTTATCATACTTAATTCTTGTATGTCCTTTGGCTTTGTGTATCTAATCATGTATGCTATATGTTTCTTTTCATGAACGGTTTGCTGTTTTGTTTCAGCACATTAAAAGGGCGGCTCTGCGGGACTTTAATGCGAGCACCGCAGAGGTATTATGTGAGGTAAGATGGAAATATAAAACTGATTCATAGTAATCCATGTTTTGTACTCGTTCTTCTTCTAGGCTTTACTCAAAGTATTccagtaaatgcaaaatcgctaaatggaaattttgaaaaaattcgTGAAGGTAGTATCTCACAGTCTCTCTACATGTCACTTCTAACAGAAAGCTGGCAATTTCCAAATCTATTTAAGATACGTTTCTCGCTTACTTCAAATCCTATATGAAAGGCTATTATATGAGGTAAGATGGTCAAAATGTTGCTGCCGATGCAAAGggactaaataaaaaaattttaaaaattcgtGAAGGTACTATCATATGGTTGCTCTACATTTCACTTTTTCCACAAATTTGGCAACCTTCAAATCTATCGAAGATATGTTTTTCATTGACTTCAAATCCAGTATTGAAAGGCTATTGGTACAAAATTTCTGGTGAAAAAGCGCTTATGATTACTACAACTGTACTGCAAGCTAAGCATTGATAGTGCACCCTTATCTCTTATTAATTGATAGATACTGTCCATTTTCCTTCAAAAGAGAATCCAAGAGAATGATATTACTTTTCTTACTTCATTTATACGTACCCATAAACCTTCTTGTTTTCATTGATACCATCATGGTTTGCTTTTGTGGCAGCTTATATACGATGTTCCTCAGCTGTACAAGTTTCACAAGAAAAGAGAGGTCGATATTGCTGTGGATCTCTGGCGCTTTGTTCCGAAAAGAGCACAATAGCAGTAGCAGTAGAGAATGAGAGGGCTAATGCGAAAATGAGAAGAGGTGTCTGTGATTACTTCTTCTTGAAGGACCTTTATCTTGGTGAGACATTACTTACGAGATTTAGCAGTGAGTATTGGCCGCTTCTGCATAGTTATATCATGTTGTTATGTGAAGTTATTGTGGAGCCTGAACAAGGCCGGTGAAGTATGAATATGTTTCTGAGATTTACATGGCAGAGGCTCATTCTCAAGTTAAGTCTATTCCTAATGCATGATGTAACATTCTTCCTTGCCGAAATTTCATGGACGAACATACGTAGCATTTGTTGATGCAAATTGTCAAACATTGAGGATGGAACTTCTCTAGTAAGAAGGCATTAATGGATAACGTTTTGCAAAACTCGTCTTAATCCCAACCGATATGTTTCGAGTTGTGCGAAATGGTCCTCCGAATTGTATAGACATGTGATCCCTCTGTTTTGCCCTCCTAATGTCAAGTCAAATATGAGACATTTGTTGTGTGGATCGTGACCCATTATCCCGCGCAATAGAAGTAGGGTCCCAAGGAAGATTCTAACGGAGATTCCATCTGAAGGATATCATTCTAACCATCTATACTTCTTAGAACTTATGATCGCTGAGATTCTCATTGGTCGATAACGATGATTGATATGTTTTTCTACTTATAAGGTTTTGCTTACGGTGGCATTTAGTGTATTACCATTTGAGATTGTTAATAATAGATTTTCACTGAAATAGATTCTCACTTTTAAAATTAGCGGTAATGTTTATTACAATGTTTGGTATGAACTAGTAATGTTATACATTACTCGTAATATTATTAGTAATCTAGCTGGATACTCTTTGCTGGAAAAGTATATTACTAGCTGAGTGGAAAAGTGGATTACCTTGGAGATCCAGTTAAACATTGTAATTTAGTGAGTCAAgagaatttaaaatcaaaactcagtAATCTACGTGGATTACCTCATACCAAGCGCTTGGTACTTTCTGCTTGTTATAGCAAGCGATGTGGGGATTGTGACCCATTATCTCATACTCATAGAGGTGGAGTTCCATGGGAGATTCTAATGAAAGGTATTCTGTCTCGAGAACATCCTGTAATGTTAAAGAATGACTAGCTACACTTAACATTCCCAAAACTACTCATTATCTCATGCGCACAGAGGTAGATTTAGTAAGAGATTTTAATAGAAATTCTATCTGAAAGAGGGATCTTATAGAGTTGAAATCTAACCAGCTACATCCTACAATAGTTGAACTTACAAATCGATTGTTACACAGATTTCACGTCGATTGATATCAATAATTGATTGAAGAgagtaattaattaaggtGAGAATTTGACAAAGAATCTCTTCGATacatagaatatatattaagcAACATGCTAGCTAAGGGTCAGTGCCTCGGACGGTGGTCCCTTCGAATCCAAAAGAAGCCTAAAGTGTGGGAAAATCTCCTAAAGCATCTCAACATGTGGGTGAGGATCTTCTGCTGTGTTGTTCCAAAGGTCCACCCGCCTCCTGTGGGTTTAGATTTCTCTGTCtcacattataaataataaacacacacacacacacacacacacacacatatatattattgaattagaACAATCTCCcaattacatttttctttttttttccccatcatgagcttataattatttttgcaTTGGAGTTCCAACCAAAATAATTAGATAATGATTTATCGAGAAAAAACAATTAGATATTGAAGATATtcctaaaatattaaattcctCAATAATCATGATTCATGACTCCAATAATTTAATAACCTGATGACCGTGTCTCTTTTTAGAGGAATTGTTCGGTGCAATCACTTTTTTGTGAAATCACTTTTTGAACCGTCGAATTGCAAGTAttgttaaataaataaatgattcATTGATTATCTAACGATCAGAAAACCAATTGTATCATACAAATGATTGCACTATAGATCTTTCCTTTTAATACGCGCCGTCAATTAATACCGTAAATTTTATTCACTTAGGTCCAGTTTGGTGCATGAGAGGAATAGAATGGTATCATCCTTGCactctattttcttatatgaTATTACTTTTATGAGTTAGAAAAGGTATTTTATTGGAGGACGTATTTTCCTTCAATTTGATAGAATGctcttttctttaatatagatataatgTTCATTTCACTATTTCTAATAAGAGTTTTATATATCATACATATAACGATATGCTCTCTTAAGGGGAGGAAGTTCGATGttgtatatattttccaaatttGGAAGGAGAGGAACAAGCGAATTTTTCAAAAGGAAAGCAAATCAGTGAAAAGTATTGTGCAGCAAGTTGTCTCCTTTGTAAGTTGAGGGCTGCAATCTTGCCAAATTTTTATCTTGAGGCTGTCAATTCTTCTTTTGCTCAGGAGTTAAGCTTCTGAGATAGGTTTCACTTTGATGTATAGGCTCTTGGGTAGGTAGTCCTTTTAAGTATTCCTTTGgcaattaatgaaataattaaccacttatccgaaaaaaaaaatcactgtTTTTCTCTCAATAAAATACACTATGCGAAATCCATGCCATTACATTCCCATGTATCAAGTGAGATTTAAATCATTAATTCCACATGATCCAACAGATTTCCTTGCTTTTTTTAGGAAAGGTTGAAGTATTTTACCTTAATCATTCGGTAATACACCATAGTGATTAATGCA from Punica granatum isolate Tunisia-2019 chromosome 3, ASM765513v2, whole genome shotgun sequence includes:
- the LOC116201125 gene encoding methyltransferase-like protein 5, giving the protein MKLKQLEGLLGDLQQFSNPKIELEQYPTGPHIASRMLYTAENSFGDVSDKVVADFGCGCGTLGIAATLLGAEHVVGIDVDAQSLEVASLNAEELEVQMNFVQCDIKNLQFRGLTIDTVVMNPPFGTRKKGADMVFLSSALKVASQAVYSLHKTSTRDHIKRAALRDFNASTAEVLCELIYDVPQLYKFHKKREVDIAVDLWRFVPKRAQ